The genomic DNA AGACCTTCCCGGTGATCCTCACGGATAAGGATGGCGTGGTTCGCGCAGACATTCCCTTCCGTCGGGCGGAATCTAAGTACAGCTTCGAGCAGGTTGGCGTAACGGTTAGCTTCTACGGTGGCGACCTGAACGGACAAACCTACACTGACCCTGCTGTGGTTAAGCGGTATGCCCGTAAGGCTCAGCTCGGCGAAGCATTCAAGTTTGACCAGGAAACCCTGAACTCCGACGGTGTATTCCGCACCAGTCCACGTGGTTGGTTTACCTACGGTCACGCTGTATTCGCGCTGCTGTTCTTCTTCGGTCACATCTGGCACGGTTCCCGGACACTGTTCCGCGACGTATTTGCCGGGGTTGATCCGGATCTGTCGGAAGAGCAGGTCGAGTGGGGCTTCTATCAGAAGCTGGGCGATAAATCGACTCGCCGCACAACCCCTATCTAGTCAAAATTTGGGACGCTGGAGCGCGGTAGGTTTGCTATCGATCGATTCATTCCCGCCGCCTCTGGTTTTTCCTGAATACTGCATCGTCGAATCTGACGGCTAAATTAATTACTGAGTAGGAGGAATTTCGCGATGGAAAGCGTTGCATATATTCTGGTTCTGGCGCTGGCAATCTTCGTTCTATTCTTCGCCATTGCGTTCCGCGAACCGCCGCGCATCACGAAGGACTAATTTCGATCGCTGCACTATTTCATCCGCAGCAATCAATTTCTTAAACATCGATTCGATCTGCCTGGGCAGTACACTTGATCGGACTTAAACCTCCTGAATCAAGTTGACTTGCCCAGGTTTTATCGTTTTTATAAATGCAGTATGATGGCAATATAAAGCATCACTTCCTGAGCAATCGGGAATCCTTTTTAAAACTCAGTTTGACTTTCGGGTCAAATCTTATCTCTTGAACCTGCCAAGCCTTGCGGAGGACGTTTGCCATGCGATGTCCATTTTGCCAATTTCCAGACAACCGAGTTCTGGAGTCCCGCTCAGCAGAATCCGGGCATAGCGTTCGCCGCCGTCGAGAATGTCTGAGCTGTAATCGTCGATTCACTACCTACGAACGAATTGAATTTGTCCCGATCGTCGTGATCAAACGCAACGGTGAACGTGAATCTTTTGATCGATCGAAGGTGCTGCGAGGTGTGATGCGAGCCAGTGAAAAAACAGGCTTGTCTCCAGCGCTGCTAGAAAATTTAGTCGATGAGATTGAGATGGAGCTTCAGCAGCGATCGGTTCGCGAAGTTGCCAGTCAAGAAATTGGTGAACTCGTCCTCAGCCATCTGCGTTGCCTGAACGAAGTCGCCTATATTCGCTTTGCGTCCGTTTATCGGCAGTTTCAGGGTATTCATGACTTTGTTGACACGCTCAATCAACTTCAAACTGATGTTCCAGAGAGCCATCGAAGTCATTCATTTGTACCGGCTGGCTCTGAGGATGAGCAGCCAGAGCCTAGTCAGCCAGCCCTAAACTCCCTAACTAGCTAATTTTGCAGGACAGGCGCTGCACAACACCTGACTGGAGAAGCACTGTAGATTTTTTGTAGATAAGCAGGACGTTGGCAGGATAGGGAATTTACCGCTGCCCAGTGCTTCTATTAACGTTGATTCAATATGGGGCTAGACCCATACTCCTCTTTTCCCGATTCTGCTGTTTTGGCAACTCAGTTGAGGGAAGATATAATCCTGCTCAAAATAAGCTATGATTGTTTTCCTAGGGTCTAGCACGGGAGATAACCTTCTTCCATCCTCTTTGCGTGTCGGTTCTACTGAGCGGGCTGCTCTTGTGGCTTCAGAGCTTCAGGTTCTAAACTCTTGGTTCTAAAATCGGGAATCGTCAACAGACCACTACTATTACGGAGATAAATACCAGGAAATATATCGCATGGTCAATCAGGAAGTAACGGAAATTGGTTTTACTCACGAGGACTTTGCTGCTCTCCTCGATCAATACGACTATCACTTCAACCCCGGCGACATTGTTGCGGGAACTGTTTTCAGCATTGAGCCGAGGGGGGCGCTGATTGACATTGGTGCTAAGACAGCGGCTTATATTCCGATCCAGGAAATGTCGATCAACCGGATCGAAAATCCGGAAGAGGTGCTTCAATCGAACGAAACTCGCGAATTTTTCATTCTGACCGATGAGAATGAGGACGGGCAACTTACCCTGTCCATTCGCCGTATCGAATACATGCGGGCATGGGAGCGAGTACGTCAGCTTCAGGCTGAGGACGCTACAGTGCGTTCTGCCGTCTTCGCTACAAACCGGGGAGGCGCACTGGTTCGGATTGAAGGGCTGCGTGGATTTATCCCTGGTTCCCACATCAGCACTCGCAAACCGAAGGAAGAACTGGTGGGTGAAGAGCTGCCCCTCAAGTTTCTGGAGGTAGACGAGGACCGGAATCGTCTGGTTCTCAGCCATCGTCGGGCACTGGTTGAGCGGAAGATGAATCGCCTGGAAGTGGGCGAGGTCGTCATCGGTACAGTGCGTGGCTTAAAACCCTACGGCGCATTTATCGACATCGGCGGTGTCAGCGGTCTGCTGCACATCTCTGAGATTTCTCACGACCACATCGATACCCCTCATAGCGTCTTTAACGTTAATGATGAGGTGAAGGTCATGATTATTGACCTAGATGCAGAACGGGGTCGCATTTCGCTTTCGACGAAGCAGCTCGAACCGGAACCGGGTGACATGGTGAAGAATCCGGATGTTGTGTACGAGAAAGCAGAGGAAATGGCTGCTAAGTATCGGGAACGCATGTTGCAGCAATCCCAGCCGCAGAGTGCACCCGCGGAAGAAATTGTAATCGACGAAGAATTGCCTCCTGCAACTGAAGAATAGGCGATCGATCGCTAAATCACTTGTTCGACAATTCTATTTTCCCGATGAAGGGGGGAAGAAATTCCTCCCTATTTTTTTGCGATACAGCTTTTGCGGGATATTTGCGGGATATTTGCGAGATAGAGGGATAACCTATGGCAACTCTGTGGTGCGGCAAAGTCGTCTTTACCAATATTGAAGCCATTATTTTCGACAAGGATGGAACGCTAGCGGAGGTTGAGGCGTTTCTCTGTCAGCTCGCCCATCGGCGATCGCAGCAAATTGAAGCTCGTATTCCCGGTCTTCAAGAGGCTTTGCTGAGGGCGTTTGGGGTGGAGTGCAGTTACCCCTTAGGAGAACTGCGGGGCGATCGGCTACATCCAGGTGGACTGATGGCAGTAGCAAGCCGGCAGGAAAATATTATTGCTGCGGCAGCTTACGTCGCGGCAACAGGATTAGGCTGGGCAGCATCGCTCGATCTGGTGCGGGAAGCCTTTCAGGCTGCTGATTGGTTGAATCAGTCAAAGGCAAAACAAACGCCGCTGATACCAGGCGCTATGCTGCTGCTACAAAGACTCATGGCGGCAAATCTACGGCTGGGCATTCTCTCCTCTGACAGTCAGAGCAATGTAGATGATTTTGTCGCCCATTGTGCGCTGAATCCCTACTTATCTGTCGCGGCGGGAGTTCAGGGAAATTTGAGTAAATCTGACCCGGTATTGATCCAGCAAGTGTTGCTCAAACTGGGCGCATCTGCGGCTCAGACGCTGATGATTGGCGATTCTCAAATTGACATTCAGCTCGCCAAGACTTTTGGTTTGGCAGGCTGCATTGGCTTTACAGGAGGCTGGTCTAGTACGCCAGAGTTAGCAAGCGCAGACGTTTCAACAAATCAGTTTGCTGATATTCATGCTGATATTCATCTGGCTGAGAGCAGTTTGCTGGGCACACCCATTTAGCCCTATTTAATTTAGCCCTATCCAGTAAAGCTAGAACTATTTCCGGTTGGTGGAAGCCGCTGAATTATCTAATGCAAGGTAAGCTGAATCTTCAATCAAAGGTATCCCTGTACCAGGCGTATTTATTAAGTTGAAATTTAAGTAAAAAACGGGCAAGTTCGGGTTCAGGTTCGTTTTAAGTTGCTTGAGTTAGAGATCCTTAAATCAACTGTCCACAGCCAAATAAATCGCACGTCTGCCTGCTTCCTATAGATGGTTGATTAAGGAGAATACCATTTTTAATGACTTTGAAATTACCCCTAAATTGTGGGATTTTAGGAGTCGTAAGAGGTTGAGACAGCAGAAATTAGACAGTTTAGGATAGGGCGATATTGGTTGAGGCGAGTTATCAAAGACAAGTCTATCCGGTACTGTAGAACCAATGACTGTAGAACCAATCAAAAAATGCACAAAAAACGCACAAATATGTGTAGGATTCTTATGGAGTAAACTGATTTGATCTATTCCTCCAAGAGGCTATCAATTTATTCCGTTCCCTGATTATACTGGATCACTGACTCTAGCATTAGGAGAGGTTGCTGCCTTGGCACGTCGTTACCTGTTCACGTCGGAATCTGTTACAGAAGGTCATCCCGACAAAATTTGCGATCAAATCTCGGATACGATTCTGGATGCGTTGCTGACTCAAGATCCTGCAAGTCGCGTTGCCGCAGAAGTGGTAGTCAACACAGGTCTAGTCTTGATTACGGGTGAAATTACTTCTAACGCACAGGTCAACTATGTGGATCTCGCACGTAAGAAGATTGCGGAAATTGGATACACCGACGCGACAAACGGCTTCTCAGCCAATAGCTGTGCGGTTCTCGTTGCGCTAGATGAACAGTCGCCCGATATTGCTCAGGGGGTCGATGAGGCACAGGAAACCCGCGAGCAGTCCAGCGAAGAGGCGCTTGATGCAGTGGGCGCGGGCGATCAGGGTTTAATGTTTGGTTTTGCCTGTAACGAAACCCCAGAATTGATGCCCCTGCCGATCTGTTTGGCGCACCGCATTGCTCGGAAGCTGGCGGCCGTTCGCAAAACTGGACAGTTGCCCTATTTGCGTCCGGATGGGAAAACGCAGGTGACGGTGACTTATGAGGACGGCAAACCCGTTGGGATCGATACCATCCTGGTGTCTACCCAGCACACCTCTGAAATTGGGGATATTACCGATCCCGCTGCGGTGCAGGCAAAGATTCGCGATGATCTGTGGTCGCTGGTCGTTGAACCTTGCTTTAATGATCTGGATGTTAAGCCAGACGATCGCACCCGTTATCTGGTCAATCCCACGGGCAAATTTGTGATCGGTGGACCGCAGGGGGATGCAGGTTTAACCGGGCGCAAAATCATTGTGGACACTTACGGCGGCTATTCCCGGCACGGGGGCGGTGCCTTCTCCGGCAAAGATCCCACCAAAGTTGACCGCAGTGCTGCCTATGCCTGCCGCTATGTCGCTAAAAATATTGTTGCGGCTGGGCTGGCAGAAAAGTGCGAGGTACAGCTCAGCTATGCGATCGGCGTGGCGCGTCCGGTGAGCATTCTGGTAGAAACCTTTGGCACCGGAAAAATTGATGACGATCGCCTGCTCGAACTGGTGAAACAGTACTTTGAGCTGCGTCCCGCAGGCATCATCCAAACCTTTGGGCTTCGGAACGTTCCCTCCGAGCGGGGTGGACGTTTCTACCAGGATGTTGCCGCCTACGGACACTTTGGACGTAACGATCTCGAACTGCCGTGGGAGCAGACGGACAAGGCGGCAATGCTGCGCGAGGCGGCAGACAAGCTTCTTTCAGGAGCAACCGTCTAGCATTCAGCACAGTGTGCTAGAGCTAATTCCTGCGAAAGTTAGAAAAGGTTAGACGACAAAAAGTTAGACATAGAGGGGCGGACGTCCCTCTTTTTTTGCCGTTGATTGGCAGCCCGTGTCGGCGGATCTTGGGATGAAATGAGACACAGACCCGAATGGCGCTACAGGTTGATTGGTAGCGGAATGTGGAAGACGCGATCGCCGCTTGCCCGTTCCTGAATAATTAGCGTTGCCCGTTTTGGATGCAGGGCACTCCAGTTGCGATCGAGCAGCGAAACCGAACCTGACATCGATTCTCCGGGCTGGAGAATGGTGGGTGAGGTACTTGTCAGCAGAACCCTGGAACGAAACGTTTGATTTTCCGCTGTTTGGACTTCTGCATAAACAGGGCTGAAGCTAAAGGGACGATCGCTATCATTGATGATGCGCAAACGGGCGATCGGGGTGCCATCTGGATGAATCGAAGCTTGATCAATCCAGATAAAAACCTGACTTGGTCGGCTAGCTGCCATCGCGTAGCGCGGGGTCGCAACAGAGCGATTAGGCGATTGAGAACTGGTCGTAGGTCGAGCTGCAACCCTGGCGGGTTCAGGGGATCGTCTAGTTTGAGTAGGTCGGGAACTGCGAGAAGTCGGTCGAGACTGGGAGGACTGAGCGGTTCGGGTGGGTTGGGCGATCGCAATCTGGGGCTGCACTGGAGCGGTTCCAATTCCCCCGGTCGGGAATTGAGCGACAGCGGGCTGAGGCATTGTTAACTCCTGCCCCCTTTCTGCCTGAGGCTCACCCGGTGTCATTGCTGCCAGCCGCAGGTCGATCGCCTTGAGGCGGTTTAAATACTCCTCTGAGCGGGCTTTTGCTTGCTGCGTCACAAATGCTTGCTCCGGAATTGCCTTCAGGGTAGCAACCGCCTTCTGCCACTGCCGCTTTGCCAGCTTAAGCTGCTGAGGTGTTTTGGCAGTTCGGCTCTGCTCGATCGCCTGCTGAGCCTCCGCCGCTGCCCGGTGCAAAAGCTGCTCTGCCCGTGCTTCTCGTTCAAGATGCACCTCCAGTCCTTGAAATACAGACTGGTACTGGCGAACCAGATTCAACGCTTCAGGCTGGACTTGAGGATTTGCCGTCAGGACGCTGAGC from Leptolyngbya ohadii IS1 includes the following:
- a CDS encoding photosystem II reaction center protein T, which produces MESVAYILVLALAIFVLFFAIAFREPPRITKD
- the metK gene encoding methionine adenosyltransferase; amino-acid sequence: MARRYLFTSESVTEGHPDKICDQISDTILDALLTQDPASRVAAEVVVNTGLVLITGEITSNAQVNYVDLARKKIAEIGYTDATNGFSANSCAVLVALDEQSPDIAQGVDEAQETREQSSEEALDAVGAGDQGLMFGFACNETPELMPLPICLAHRIARKLAAVRKTGQLPYLRPDGKTQVTVTYEDGKPVGIDTILVSTQHTSEIGDITDPAAVQAKIRDDLWSLVVEPCFNDLDVKPDDRTRYLVNPTGKFVIGGPQGDAGLTGRKIIVDTYGGYSRHGGGAFSGKDPTKVDRSAAYACRYVAKNIVAAGLAEKCEVQLSYAIGVARPVSILVETFGTGKIDDDRLLELVKQYFELRPAGIIQTFGLRNVPSERGGRFYQDVAAYGHFGRNDLELPWEQTDKAAMLREAADKLLSGATV
- the nrdR gene encoding transcriptional regulator NrdR, translating into MRCPFCQFPDNRVLESRSAESGHSVRRRRECLSCNRRFTTYERIEFVPIVVIKRNGERESFDRSKVLRGVMRASEKTGLSPALLENLVDEIEMELQQRSVREVASQEIGELVLSHLRCLNEVAYIRFASVYRQFQGIHDFVDTLNQLQTDVPESHRSHSFVPAGSEDEQPEPSQPALNSLTS
- a CDS encoding HAD family hydrolase, whose amino-acid sequence is MATLWCGKVVFTNIEAIIFDKDGTLAEVEAFLCQLAHRRSQQIEARIPGLQEALLRAFGVECSYPLGELRGDRLHPGGLMAVASRQENIIAAAAYVAATGLGWAASLDLVREAFQAADWLNQSKAKQTPLIPGAMLLLQRLMAANLRLGILSSDSQSNVDDFVAHCALNPYLSVAAGVQGNLSKSDPVLIQQVLLKLGASAAQTLMIGDSQIDIQLAKTFGLAGCIGFTGGWSSTPELASADVSTNQFADIHADIHLAESSLLGTPI
- a CDS encoding 30S ribosomal protein S1, with the protein product MVNQEVTEIGFTHEDFAALLDQYDYHFNPGDIVAGTVFSIEPRGALIDIGAKTAAYIPIQEMSINRIENPEEVLQSNETREFFILTDENEDGQLTLSIRRIEYMRAWERVRQLQAEDATVRSAVFATNRGGALVRIEGLRGFIPGSHISTRKPKEELVGEELPLKFLEVDEDRNRLVLSHRRALVERKMNRLEVGEVVIGTVRGLKPYGAFIDIGGVSGLLHISEISHDHIDTPHSVFNVNDEVKVMIIDLDAERGRISLSTKQLEPEPGDMVKNPDVVYEKAEEMAAKYRERMLQQSQPQSAPAEEIVIDEELPPATEE